The Streptomyces phaeolivaceus genome has a window encoding:
- the coaA gene encoding type I pantothenate kinase, translating into MISPVSSLPRSAHRPRPEATPYVDLTRPEWSALREKTPLPLNAEEVEKLRGLGDVIDLDEVRDIYLPLSRLLNLYVGATDGLRGALNTFLGEQGSQSGTPFVIGVAGSVAVGKSTVARLLQALLARWPEHPRVELVTTDGFLLPMKDLQERGLVSRKGFPESYDRRALTRFVADIKAGKNEVTAPVYSHLIYDIVPDQRLTVRRPDILIVEGLNVLQPALPGSDGRTRVGLADYFDFSVYVDAAADDIERWYLNRFRKLRQTAFQKPDSYFRKYTQVSEDEAVDYARTLWRTINRPNLVENIAPTRGRATLIIRKGPDHKVRRLSLRKL; encoded by the coding sequence GTGATCTCACCGGTCTCCTCGTTGCCGCGGAGCGCCCACCGGCCCAGGCCGGAGGCGACTCCCTACGTCGACCTCACCCGCCCCGAGTGGAGCGCGCTGCGCGAAAAGACGCCGCTGCCACTGAACGCCGAGGAGGTCGAGAAGCTGCGCGGTCTGGGCGATGTCATCGACCTCGACGAGGTCCGGGACATCTACCTCCCGCTGTCCCGGCTCCTCAACCTCTACGTCGGCGCCACCGACGGTCTGCGCGGCGCCCTGAACACGTTCCTGGGCGAGCAGGGCTCCCAGTCCGGCACCCCGTTCGTGATAGGCGTCGCCGGTTCCGTGGCCGTGGGCAAGTCGACCGTCGCCCGTCTCCTCCAGGCGCTCCTGGCCCGCTGGCCCGAACACCCACGCGTGGAACTGGTCACCACCGACGGCTTCCTGCTCCCCATGAAGGACCTCCAGGAACGCGGCCTGGTCTCCCGCAAGGGCTTCCCCGAGTCGTACGACCGCCGGGCCCTGACCCGTTTCGTCGCCGACATCAAGGCCGGCAAGAACGAGGTGACGGCCCCCGTCTACTCCCACCTCATCTACGACATCGTGCCCGACCAGCGGCTGACGGTCCGCCGCCCCGACATCCTCATCGTCGAGGGCCTCAACGTCCTGCAGCCCGCCCTCCCGGGCAGCGACGGCCGTACCCGTGTCGGTCTCGCCGACTACTTCGACTTCAGCGTGTACGTCGACGCCGCCGCCGACGACATCGAGCGCTGGTACCTCAACCGGTTCAGAAAGCTCCGCCAGACCGCCTTCCAGAAGCCCGACTCGTACTTCCGCAAGTACACCCAGGTCTCCGAGGACGAGGCGGTCGACTACGCCCGCACCCTCTGGCGCACCATCAACAGGCCCAACCTGGTCGAGAACATCGCCCCCACCCGGGGCCGCGCCACCCTCATCATCCGCAAGGGCCCCGACCACAAGGTCCGCCGCCTCAGCCTGCGCAAGCTGTAG
- a CDS encoding NAD(P)H-hydrate dehydratase — MRSAHRVETVRTAERTLMARLPAGALMQRAAAGLAAACADALPRVYGSRVTLLTGSGDNGADTLYAGARLARRGASVTAVLLAPDRTHPEALKTLLRAGGTTATATDAAPLLQHADLVLDGIVGIGGKGGLRPEATHLAGLLAASPATVVAVDLPSGIEPDTGEVHGTAVRADLTITFGTHKPGLLIDPARAYAGSVRLIDIGLAATLPHTPALESLQHADIAALLPRPTGESDKYRRGVVGIAAGSTRYPGAAVLAVAGALRGGAGAVRYVGAATDAVLARFPETLISHTGPKKAGRVQAWVAGPGAADDPAPVAEALATDVPVLLDADGLRLADRDTVRTRKAPTLLTPHAGEAAALLGISREEVEAARLTAVRELARRYDATVLLKGSTTLIAAPDPDTPVRVNATGTPWLATAGSGDVLSGLAGSLLAAGLSPLDAASAAAYLHGLAGRYAADGAPTSAHDVAEAIPRAWRDITT; from the coding sequence ATGCGCTCAGCCCACCGCGTAGAAACCGTCCGCACAGCCGAACGCACCCTGATGGCCCGCCTCCCCGCCGGCGCCCTCATGCAACGCGCCGCCGCAGGCCTCGCCGCGGCCTGCGCGGACGCCCTCCCCCGCGTCTACGGCAGCCGGGTCACCCTCCTCACCGGCAGCGGAGACAACGGCGCCGACACCCTCTACGCCGGGGCCCGCCTGGCCAGGCGCGGCGCCTCGGTGACCGCCGTCCTCCTCGCCCCCGACCGCACCCACCCCGAGGCCCTCAAGACGCTCCTCCGAGCAGGCGGCACCACTGCGACCGCGACCGACGCGGCCCCCCTGCTCCAGCACGCCGACCTCGTCCTGGACGGCATCGTCGGCATCGGCGGCAAGGGCGGCCTCCGCCCCGAGGCCACCCACCTCGCCGGACTCCTCGCCGCCTCCCCCGCCACGGTCGTCGCCGTGGACCTCCCGAGCGGCATCGAACCGGACACCGGCGAGGTGCACGGCACAGCCGTCCGCGCCGACCTCACCATCACCTTCGGCACCCACAAACCGGGCCTCCTCATCGACCCGGCCCGCGCCTACGCCGGCTCGGTCCGCCTGATCGACATCGGCCTGGCCGCCACGCTCCCGCACACCCCGGCCCTGGAGTCCCTCCAGCACGCCGACATCGCCGCCCTCCTCCCCCGCCCCACCGGCGAGAGCGACAAGTACCGCCGGGGAGTCGTGGGCATCGCGGCGGGCTCGACCCGCTACCCGGGCGCGGCGGTCCTCGCGGTCGCGGGCGCCCTGCGCGGCGGCGCGGGCGCCGTCCGCTACGTCGGCGCGGCCACGGACGCGGTCCTGGCCCGCTTCCCCGAGACCCTGATCTCGCACACGGGCCCGAAGAAGGCGGGACGGGTCCAGGCCTGGGTCGCGGGCCCCGGGGCCGCCGACGACCCCGCCCCCGTCGCCGAGGCCCTCGCCACCGACGTACCCGTCCTCCTGGACGCCGACGGCCTCCGCCTCGCCGACCGCGACACGGTCCGCACCCGTAAGGCCCCCACCCTGCTGACCCCGCACGCCGGGGAGGCGGCGGCCCTCCTGGGCATCTCCCGCGAGGAGGTCGAGGCGGCACGCCTGACGGCCGTACGGGAACTCGCGCGCCGCTACGACGCCACCGTCCTCCTCAAGGGCTCCACCACCCTGATCGCCGCCCCGGACCCCGACACCCCGGTCCGCGTCAACGCCACCGGCACCCCCTGGCTGGCGACGGCCGGCAGCGGCGACGTCCTCTCGGGCCTCGCGGGCTCGCTCCTGGCGGCCGGCCTCTCCCCCCTGGACGCGGCGAGCGCGGCGGCGTACCTCCACGGCCTCGCGGGCCGCTACGCCGCCGACGGCGCCCCGACGAGCGCCCACGACGTGGCGGAGGCGATCCCGAGGGCCTGGCGGGACATCACCACGTGA
- a CDS encoding holo-ACP synthase, producing MPIIGVGIDVAEIDRFRASLERTPSMADRLFLPSELLLPSGERRGVASLAARFAAKEALAKALGAPSGLRWTDAEVYVEPSGQPRLRVTGTVASRASELGVQSWHISLSHDAGVASAVVIAEG from the coding sequence ATGCCCATCATCGGAGTCGGCATCGACGTCGCCGAGATCGACCGCTTCCGTGCCTCGCTGGAACGCACACCCAGCATGGCCGACCGCCTCTTCCTCCCCAGCGAGCTGCTCCTCCCCAGCGGGGAGCGCCGGGGCGTCGCCTCCCTCGCGGCCCGCTTCGCCGCGAAGGAGGCGCTCGCGAAGGCCCTGGGCGCCCCCAGCGGCCTGCGCTGGACCGACGCCGAGGTCTATGTCGAGCCCTCCGGCCAACCCCGCCTCCGAGTAACCGGCACGGTCGCGTCCCGCGCCTCCGAACTGGGCGTCCAGTCCTGGCACATCTCCCTGAGCCATGACGCGGGGGTGGCCTCGGCGGTGGTGATCGCGGAGGGGTGA
- the glmS gene encoding glutamine--fructose-6-phosphate transaminase (isomerizing) translates to MCGIVGYIGSQSALDVVLAGLKRLEYRGYDSAGVAVLADGGLAAARKAGKLVNLEKELVGRPLPTGTTGLGHTRWATHGGPTDANAHPHLDNAGRVAVVHNGIIENFATLRAELTERGHDLTSETDTEVVAHLLAEEFSSCDDLAEAMRLVCRRLEGAFTLVAVHADAPDVVVGARRNSPLVVGVGEGEAFLASDVAAFIAHTRSAIELGQDQVVELRRDGVTVTTFDGRPAEVRSYHVDWDASAAEKGGYDYFMLKEIAEQPKAVADTLLGRIDAAGTLSLDEVRIPDSELRELDKVVIVACGTAFHAGLIAKYAIEHWTRIPCEVELASEFRYRDPILGPRTLAIAISQSGETMDTLMALRHAREQGARVLAICNTNGSTIPRESDAVLYTHAGPEVAVASTKAFLTQLVACYLVALYLGQVRGTKWGDEIRAVVRDLSRISHEVERVLETMEPVRELARTLADKNTVLFLGRHVGYPVALEGALKLKELAYMHAEGFAAGELKHGPIALIEEDLPVVVVVPSPAGRSLLHDKIVSNIQEIRARGARTIVIAEEGDEAVAPYADHLIRVPATPTLLQPLVATVPLQVFACELATARGNEVDQPRNLAKSVTVE, encoded by the coding sequence ATGTGCGGAATCGTGGGATACATCGGCTCGCAGTCCGCGCTGGACGTCGTCCTCGCCGGCCTCAAGCGGCTGGAATACCGAGGCTACGACTCCGCCGGCGTGGCGGTCCTCGCCGACGGCGGCCTCGCCGCCGCCAGGAAGGCCGGAAAACTGGTGAACCTGGAGAAGGAACTGGTCGGCCGCCCACTGCCGACCGGCACGACCGGCCTCGGCCACACCCGCTGGGCCACCCACGGCGGCCCCACGGACGCCAACGCCCACCCGCACCTCGACAACGCGGGCCGCGTCGCCGTCGTCCACAACGGCATCATCGAGAACTTCGCCACGCTGCGCGCCGAACTGACCGAGCGCGGCCACGACCTGACCTCCGAGACGGACACCGAGGTCGTCGCCCACCTGCTCGCCGAGGAGTTCTCGTCCTGCGACGACCTCGCGGAGGCGATGCGGCTGGTGTGCCGCCGCCTGGAGGGCGCGTTCACGCTGGTCGCGGTGCACGCGGACGCGCCGGACGTGGTCGTGGGCGCCCGCCGCAACTCCCCCCTCGTGGTCGGTGTCGGCGAGGGCGAGGCCTTCCTCGCCTCGGACGTAGCCGCGTTCATCGCGCACACGCGCTCGGCGATCGAGCTGGGCCAGGACCAGGTGGTCGAACTGCGCCGCGACGGCGTGACGGTGACGACGTTCGACGGCCGGCCCGCCGAGGTCCGCTCGTACCACGTCGACTGGGACGCGTCGGCGGCGGAGAAGGGCGGCTACGACTACTTCATGCTCAAGGAGATCGCCGAGCAGCCGAAGGCGGTCGCGGACACGCTCCTCGGCCGGATCGACGCGGCGGGCACGCTCTCCCTGGACGAGGTCCGCATCCCCGACTCCGAGTTGCGCGAGCTGGACAAGGTGGTCATCGTCGCGTGCGGTACGGCGTTCCACGCGGGCCTCATCGCCAAGTACGCCATCGAGCACTGGACCCGGATCCCGTGCGAGGTGGAGCTGGCCAGCGAGTTCCGCTACCGGGACCCGATCCTCGGCCCGCGCACCCTCGCCATCGCCATCTCCCAGTCCGGCGAGACCATGGACACGCTGATGGCGCTGCGGCACGCCCGTGAACAGGGCGCCCGGGTCCTCGCCATCTGCAACACCAACGGCTCGACGATCCCCCGCGAGTCCGACGCGGTCCTCTACACCCACGCGGGCCCGGAGGTGGCGGTCGCCTCGACGAAGGCGTTCCTGACACAGCTGGTGGCCTGCTACCTCGTCGCCCTCTATCTCGGCCAGGTACGCGGCACCAAGTGGGGCGACGAGATCCGGGCCGTGGTCCGCGACCTCTCCCGGATCTCCCACGAGGTGGAGCGGGTCCTCGAAACGATGGAGCCGGTACGGGAGTTGGCGCGCACGCTGGCCGACAAGAACACGGTGCTGTTCCTGGGGCGGCATGTGGGCTACCCGGTGGCGTTGGAAGGCGCCCTGAAACTCAAGGAGTTGGCCTATATGCACGCGGAGGGGTTCGCGGCGGGCGAGCTGAAGCACGGGCCGATCGCGCTGATCGAGGAGGACCTCCCGGTGGTGGTCGTGGTCCCGTCCCCGGCGGGCCGCTCCCTCCTCCACGACAAGATCGTGTCCAACATCCAGGAGATCCGTGCGCGCGGTGCCCGGACGATCGTCATCGCGGAGGAGGGCGACGAGGCGGTGGCCCCCTACGCCGACCACCTCATCCGCGTCCCCGCCACCCCCACCCTGCTCCAGCCCCTGGTCGCCACGGTCCCCCTCCAGGTCTTCGCCTGCGAACTGGCCACGGCCCGAGGCAACGAGGTGGACCAGCCGCGGAACTTGGCGAAGTCGGTGACTGTGGAGTGA